TTAAAGAGTTAGGGCTTTTGTCGTTCTTTTAAGCTTAGATCCATACCCGACATTGTTTTAATTCTTTCACATATGGAAGCATATCGCGCAATAGGCAGTTGTTCTTCAACAGAACCATCATAAAAAATGTTAACCACTTTTTTCTTTGGTTTCAACTTAATAGAGTTAACTGATGATCTGACAGCATTTAAAATATAAAAAGCGACAACTTTTGTAGGATCTTCTGGTCCTGATTCATCAATAATTTCTAATAGGTTGCTCTCGACCATAATGCAAGTAATGCCCTTGTGCTTATAAAGTTTATTAAAACAATCTAAGATCTTACTTAAAACTCCGTCAGCTTCTTAGTCGTCTGGTACGTAATTATCGACGTGCTTCCGCCTGATCCTATGATCTTCCTGATGCTGACAAACTTGTTCTTTTCAAGATCAGACACTTTCCTCTGGAATGTCTTGTAAGATGCCTGCCCGCTTTTCTTCTGGTAAATGCCAAACAAATCCCCTATTTTTTCACCTGAATTCTGCTTTATGATGCTCAGTATAAGTTTCTCATCATCTTCCAATGAATCGCTGCTTTTTATTGAAAAATTTTCAAGCTTTTTTAATGCTTCTTTTGCATGCTCCATCTTTATCTTCCTGCTGCTTTTGTTTTCAGCGCAGTTTCCTGCTTCTCTCATTAAAAATAGCCCTGTTCTTATGTCGCCAATCTCTGCTGATTTTTCTGCAATTATTCCGAATGCATCTTCATCCCAGACTCCTGGAACAAACGCATACTCCAGCCTGCGCTTCAAAATTTCATAAGTTTCTTTTTCATCATAAGGCGGGAATTCAATCAGCTCAGGCAGCAGCCTTGACTTCAGCCTTTCATCAAGCTCGTCAAGCCAGGATTTGTAGTTTGTCACGATAATCACTGTTTTCCTGTAAATGTTCTCCAGGATGAAATAAATAAAATCAACATCCTCTGCCTTGTCGATTTCATCAAAAACAAAAACAGCTGATTTTTTATTGATGATTTCCTTTACAATGTCAAACAATTCATCTGTTTTCTTGTTCTGCGTGAACCTGTAATCGAGCTTGCTGCATAACTCCAGCATGATTTTGTAGCTGCTGTTCCGCTGCCAGCAGTTTATGTAGATCGGGATAATGTCAGCAGTTTCCTCTTCAAGCTCGTTCACAACATGCCTTGTTGCAACTGTCTTGCCAACACCGGGCCTGCCGTAGATGAATACATTCTTCCCGTTTCTTTTCTGGAATAAGGGTTTTATGCAGGCTGCGATGAATCGCTGCTCTTTCTCACGGAATGGGACAAGCTTCGGAATGTAATCATAGTCAAGGGCAACAGTATCCTGGAATATTGACTCATCTGATCTTAACATGTCTTTGAATAAGGTCATACATCGGAGTAAAGAAAAACGGTATATAAATGTTGTTAAAACTAATTGGTTTCTGAGAAAAGTTAAGGTAACATATTCTTTTCCCGATATTCTTCAATTAAGTCCTTCATAGTATAATCCACCCACGTATAAGAAGGGATAGTCAGATTAGTCAAACCAAGAGTCGTAAATGACATCCGATATTTTACAATTTCAAAATCAGGAAAACGACGTATAATGCCTTGAGATGGACAGTTATCACAACTTATTTTGAACGAAATTGATTCATGTTCCATTACATAATATGCCTTATTTGATATAGTTAGGATATGTAAAGGCTCTAATGAAGATCTGTTAGGAAACAAATCTTTTTCTGTTACATTGAATGCTAATGAATAGAATATTGTTTGACCCGGTCCTATGCCTGTTTTATTTATAATATGAGGTGTATGTGGATTGATTTCAAATCTATATAGGTATATGGTCCCCGTGGAACGTAACGGATGTGTATTTGTTACATTTATATACCATCTGCCTTCGCTTTCGTTTACCCAATCAACAACTTTTAATGTAACCGGACTTGTAATCCAAGTAGTATAATTTAATGTTTTTTCAGTGTTCTTTATAGAATCTTG
This genomic stretch from Candidatus Woesearchaeota archaeon harbors:
- a CDS encoding AAA family ATPase produces the protein MTLFKDMLRSDESIFQDTVALDYDYIPKLVPFREKEQRFIAACIKPLFQKRNGKNVFIYGRPGVGKTVATRHVVNELEEETADIIPIYINCWQRNSSYKIMLELCSKLDYRFTQNKKTDELFDIVKEIINKKSAVFVFDEIDKAEDVDFIYFILENIYRKTVIIVTNYKSWLDELDERLKSRLLPELIEFPPYDEKETYEILKRRLEYAFVPGVWDEDAFGIIAEKSAEIGDIRTGLFLMREAGNCAENKSSRKIKMEHAKEALKKLENFSIKSSDSLEDDEKLILSIIKQNSGEKIGDLFGIYQKKSGQASYKTFQRKVSDLEKNKFVSIRKIIGSGGSTSIITYQTTKKLTEF